GCAGTATAAATGGAGGCAAGTGGCTTGGTTTTCCTCGCAGCTCTCAACTCTTTCCCGGCGCTTACCCGGAGCTCTCTCAACTCAAACACCGCCGGAGGAAACCACGCCCTCGTCTCTTCCTGGCTATCTTCCTTGCTTCCTTtctgctgttgttcttgctgctgtcTTCCACGCCGGAGCTCTCTCAGCATGGGTCAGTCCTCTTTTCCTTGCTGTTTTTTTAGAGAAAAGGCATGAGCCTGACTTTGTAGATAAAGCCATTTtccttgctgttgctgctgtttatCTTTTCCTTTTGGCTTCTGTTTGTCGGTTTATACcttttctttaccttttctttacaTCGTTCATAGACTCTTTTCTTCTTCTATCCATCGTGAATATTTGTTTCTACCTTGTGTACAGAGATGGACTCTGTGGTCAGCTTGGGGTACAATTCTAAATTTGAGGGTAGTGGTTTTGTTATGTTCACCAGTCAACCAGCATTTCTAGTCATGACATGCGAGCATGTTGTTGGGTCGTATAAGAGTATCCAAGTCACATTCCCTGGCAAAACAAAATGGTATTCAGCTGGAGTACGTTGGACAGACAAAGATGCAGACCTTGCTTTACTTAGATTTGCTCCTGATGGAGACTGCAGTAGATGCGCCGCACTGCAGTTCGCAGACCCAAACACTACTGCGCTAAATAGTGGAAATGTTGAGATGATAGCATTCCATGCTACTTCACCTGGACGCCTTCTGTACCCAGGAGTGTTCGATGGCTGCATCACGTACGTAATGCCTCTCTCAACGAAAATGATATATAATGCATATTGTAGTGACTCGAGCTAACTACTTCATTATTTGCTGCTACTGATTTCATGCAGCGCCGGAAGATGGTAAAATAACTTGTAATTATGCATCCGAGCATGGCACATCAGGAGGTCCTGTGCTCAAGAGAAATAAGGTTGTTGGGGTGCACAAGGAGTCCCTTGAAGTAGTCAAAAAGGCCGTTTCTGTTGTGACTGTACTCGACACATTACGGAAGCGGCATCCTAACCCAGGCGTAAGTGTTAATAATGAATATATTGTATTAGCTTGTCAAGGTATATTCTAGCTTTTGATCTCAACTCCAGGCCATGACAACCAAAGtcgtttttgttttttagaatagCGGAATTGATGAGATTCTACGATGGCATGCTAATTAGGCATCACGTATCAAGCAGCTAGCAGGTAATACACGCCACATTCTTCCCCAGAATTCGTTGAGCTACATAAGCTACATACTGTTCCTAAGTGTGAAATTACAACGTTTATTTCTTTTCGTTAGGACAAGTCTCAATTTTGGTACACAACAAAATATAGGACTAGAAAGGGTTCACTTGTCATTATAATTTTATATCACATAAATGAAGTATTtgaggagtaattttactcaaAGTCCTTGTCTTAATGGAACAAAATATATAAGCTTTGCCGCGGTACAGATGCAAATAAGAAAATTACCACCTTTATGACATACCATTGGGTTTGTACACTATTTGTTCTTCGTCATGAACCATTCACAACGTCAGACCTTTTACCTTTTTACATGTTTTTTTTATTCTTATGCTCCCCAAAACTACATTCTTATTCCACTACCCGATTACTATTATTTTGTTATAGAAGGTAATAGACACAAACTTGTCATTCCTTAGAGTGTTTACTAATATATCGATATGTAGAACCAAACCAAACAAATTGAGTTTCTGCCAACGAAATGTGCTAGTTTTTTTAAAGACACTTTAAACTCTTGACGCAACATCTAACCAAATTTCATGTGCCTTGTTCTTCTGCTAACAGGAGGCAACATGAGACGTTTCCATGTGCGTGGTTGCTCTGTCGCATGAACCCTGGAGGTTCaagtagtgttgttggtttgtaaCCTGTGTGTCGGTTAATGATCAGTGTACTCTTGTATGTTTAATTTGCCTTCTCCCTGTAGGGTAGTATTATCGGTTTGTAAAACCTGTGTATCTTTATTATCGGTTTGTAAAACCTGTTCGGATGCTTGAGTGCATCATATTTTATGCCCCTGCCACTCTGCCAGCATATATTTTGTCCACAACGGCGCCCTTTTGTTCTTTTGCGATCCGGAACTTTCGAAGtgcggataatctcagagcatctctagtagatctCGCATTTCGCCAGCCCGCAAACCTAGGATGAAGGTCGCGGCAAAGCGCTTTGCAGTTTCATTTTTGACTTCTGTTTTGCAGTTCCGCATTGTGGTGTCTATTCTGCCGCAGCCAAAACCGGACCTGCATACGTAGGTTTTGATattaaaatctccagcaaattcttatgCAAACATTAACTAAAATATAAATATATGTTTATTGTACATTACAACAATAGTCAAACTTATAAGAATGGTTCAAATGAA
This genomic stretch from Hordeum vulgare subsp. vulgare chromosome 6H, MorexV3_pseudomolecules_assembly, whole genome shotgun sequence harbors:
- the LOC123401936 gene encoding uncharacterized protein LOC123401936, with amino-acid sequence MEMDSVVSLGYNSKFEGSGFVMFTSQPAFLVMTCEHVVGSYKSIQVTFPGKTKWYSAGVRWTDKDADLALLRFAPDGDCSRCAALQFADPNTTALNSGNVEMIAFHATSPGRLLYPGVFDGCITAAPEDGKITCNYASEHGTSGGPVLKRNKVVGVHKESLEVVKKAVSVVTVLDTLRKRHPNPGNSGIDEILRWHAN